The following DNA comes from bacterium.
CGCGCGAATTCACGAAAGACTACCTCGAACCTTTCAAGATCACCTCGATGATGGACGTTCCCATCCACCGGCGCGGGCGGGTTGTCGGTATTGTCTGCCACGAACACACCGGGCCCAAGAGAAAATGGTCCTTCGAAGAACAGGACTTTGCCGCTTCCATTGCGGACCTGATCGCGCTTGCCCTGGAGTCGGCCGGGGGGCGGAAGGCGGAAGATTTGCTCCGGGAAACCCAGGAGCGCTACGGAATCATCGCTGAAAGCGCCTCCGACGCCATCATCACGATCGACGAGAAGAGCCTCATGGTCTACGTCAACCGGATCTGCCAGAAAATGTTCGGCCATGCCCGGAACGCCATGATCGGCCAACCCATCACGATGATCATGCCGCCGTCCATGCGCTCCCGCCATTTGGCCGCCGTCGGACGCTATCTAAAGACGGCGAAGCGGACCCTCAACTGGGATTCGGCGGAATTCACGGCCTGCCATAAGAACGGACGCGAGTTTCCGGTGGAAATTTCATTCGGCGAATTCCGGAGGAAGGGCCGTCACCTTTTCACGGGGATCATCCGGGATATCAGTGCGCGGAAGAAGGCCCAGGAATTGCTGCGTCGCGCGGAGGAACGCTACCGGTTGATCGCCGCCAACGCCCCCATCATCCTCTTCGCCACGGACGCCCGCGGAGTCTTTACCCTGGTGGATGGCAAAGGGCTGGAAGGGGCGGGTCTCGAACCCGGCCAATTAGTCGGCCAGTCCATCTTCGATCTCTATCAGGATGATCCGCAGATCCGCCGCATCGTCCAGCGGGTCTTGGCCGGGGAGACCCTGGAGGAGAGCGTCGAGGTCAAGGCGGGACCCGGAACGGGACGGATCTATGAGTTCTATTACGCGCCCGTCAAGGATGAGCGCGGGAAGGTGACCGGCGCGACGGGCGTGGCCACCGACGTCACCGAAAGAAAGCGCGCGGAACAAAAACTACATTTCATGGCGTATCACGACGGCCTGACCGAGCTCCCAAACCGGCTGTTGTTTGAAGACCGGCTCGGAGTCACTCTGGCCAACGCGCGCCGGAGTGGTGACCTCGTCGCGGTCATATTGATCGACCTGGACAACTTCAAGTCCATCAATGACACGCTGGGACATGCGGCCGGCGACAAGGTCCTTCGTGAAGTGGCGAGAAGGCTCCGCGGCCACCTGCGCGAGGGCGACACCGTCGCGCGTCTGGGGGGGGATGAGTTCATCCTGCTTCTTCCCCAGATCCGGACGCCCGATAACATCAAGGCCATTGCCGACCGGATTTTCGAAGCCCTCAAATCGCCCATACGTCTCGGGCGCGCGTCGAGAACGGTCACCACGAGCATGGGGATCGCCCTGTTTCCACGGGACGGGGGAGAGATCAAGACCCTCGTGAAAAACGTGGACGTGGCGCTCTACCGCGCCAAGGAAAAGGGCCGGAATAATTATCAATTTTTCTGAGGACCTTTCTCAAGCCATGGCATCCAAAGAACACGAGAGGGTGTTGATCGAAGGTTTTGCCCCCTAATCGCTTTGGCATGCGCTATGCAGTTGTTTCACTTTAAGTCACTTATTTTAATTAGTTTTACAGACAATAAATCATAAACTTATTGCTTTGATACGACGATAAACATATCATTTCACCCAGTTCAGTCCATGAAACGGCAAACCCGTCGCGAGGCGGGGACGCAAAGCCACCGGAGTTTAAGAGTCGGGGGCGATACCGCTCTCCCCCGAACCCCCATCTGTTAGGCCGGGGGTTCACCTTTCGTCGTGGTGGGAGACCCACCGCCGCTCACTCTTGAACTTAGCGGGGTTGCCAAAGGACTCAAGCGGGTGGATCCCTCCCTTTCCGCCGCCGCCCTTTTCCAATCATCGCCTCCGGGCCTTGCGGGTTGACAAAGGGGGGAAGCCATGGACCCGATCATCCGCTCGAATCTCCGCAAGGCGGTCCACCGGTTGCGCCGGCTGCTCCCGAAAAGTCAGACTCTCCACCGAAGAATTCTGATCGCCGTGAGGATCATCGTGGCCATCCAGATGGTCCTCTGGCCCATCCCCTCCCGGGTGCCCAACTTCGTGACCAGACAGGATTCGCGCTCAACAGGGAAGCATGAGGTCGCGTCGTCGGTCGGGACGCCGGAGGCGGCGGCTCAGGTCACGGAGGATTGCACGAACGCCATCGATGACGATGGGGACACATTTATTGATTGCGATGACAGCGATTGTGTGGCCGACCCGGCATGTTGCACGACCCCCGCCGACTGCGACGAAGACGGGGTCCTCAATGCGGGCGACGCCTGTCCCGCCAGCCCCCCCGCCTCGGCCGTCAACGCCGCTGGCTGTCCGGACGCGGCCTGTCTTCCTTTTGATATCTCGCTTGGCGGCGCCGACCTAGCGCCTGATTTCGTCACGTGGTGGACGGCCGATACGGATGCCAGCGATATGGTCTCCGGCTATGACGGTACTTTCCAAGGGAGCGCGACGATCAATCCAAGCGGGTTTGTGAACGGGGCCTTTAGTTTGAGTGCAACGACCTCGGATTACATTCAGACGCAGCCCTTGCCAGTCGCGGATCTCATTCATCCGACCTTCACCCTCGATTTCTGGGTCAATCCCGGACCGGTCGCCGATCGCCCGACCTGGGGTTTTGCGGGCAGCGGGTCTGCCAATGCGCTCAACCCCTTTGCCAACTATGATTCAGGGATCAATTTTGGCAACGGGCTGTCGTCTCAGCTGATCACGCCTGCGGAGTTCAACTTTAACGCCCCGGCCAACACCTGGACCCATTACGCGATCGTCGACGACGGCGCCTCCTATCGCGTCTATCGCAACGGCGCGCTCCAGTACAGCGAGCCGATCACGGTCAACCCCGCCTCCGCGACGGCGCGCATCTTCCAGATAGGCCAATCGGGTTTTACCGGGTTCAACGACTACTTTAACGGCCGGATCGACGAGGTGCAGTTCTTCAGCCGCGCCCTGACGCCGGCAGAGGTTCAGGCGATCTCCCTGGCGGGCTCAAACGGCATTTGCAAAGACGACGACGATTGGGACGGCATCCTCGACACGGTCGACAACTGCCCGAACGACTACAACCCGGGCCAGGAAGATTTCGACGGTGATGGCGTGGCCGATGCCTGCGACAACTGTCCCATAGACGCCAATCCCCTCCAGACCGACACCGACGGCGACGGCGAGGGCGACGACTGCGACCTGGACGACGACGGTGACGGTCTCTCGGACGTCGACGAGGGGACGGCCGGCACGGACCCGCTTGATCCGGACACCGACAACGACGGCATGAACGACGGCGCTGAGATCGCCGCCGGGACCGATCCCCTCAACCCCGACACCGATGCTGACGGCTTCAACGACGGCACTGACAACTGTCCCGCCGTCGCCAATCCGGGTCAGGAAGACAGCGAACAATCGCTGATCGTCTCGCCCCAGGGGCCTCCTCCGCCGCCCACCTCTTCGGCCAGCAGCTCTTACAGCCAATCAGAACCCTATAGGGCCTTTGACGGGAATACGACGACGAGCGGCTGGGCCAATTCCGGTTCACCCCCGTTATCGACTCAACCGGCTTGGCTCCAGATCGACTTCGGATCCGGCAATGGGCGGGTCATCGACCGTTACCAAATCCTTAAAAGCAGCACCCAAGCGGGGGGGTTCACATCCATCTATACGCCGAAGACCTGGAAGATACAGGGGTCGAACGACGGGACGTCCTGGAATGACCTTCATGTCGTGGCGGATGGGGCTCTCGTCCAGAACGTCACGAAGGAGTTCACGTTCTCCAACTCGACGCCCTATCGGTATTATCAGATCCTAGTCAGCACGAGCACGGGTTCGACCACGTGGACCGCCATCACGGAACTGACATTCTTCTCAAAGATCGGCGACGGAATCGGCGACGTCTGCGATCCGGACGACGACAACGACACCGTTCCCGACGTCTCGGATCCCGCCCCCAACAATTCCTTTGTCTGCGGCGACGGGGATTCGGACACCTGCGACGACTGCGCGATCTCGGCCGGCCCGCCCGACGCGGCCAACGACGGGACCGACGGCGACCTGGACGGATCTTGCGACGCGGGCGACGCCTGTCCCACCGACCCGGCCAAGTCGGCATTGGGCGTCTGCGGCTGCTTCTTCCCGGACGTCGATACCGACGGCGATACCTTCCTCGATTGCCAGGACAACTGCCCCACCGATCCCAATCCAGGCCAGGAGGACGCCAGCGACGGCGACGGAGCCGGCGACGTCTGCGACAACTGTCCGGCCGTCTCGAATCCGCTCCAGCAGGACAGCGAGTCGCTGCAGAACATCGCGTTGGGACCTCCGGCGGGGGCCGTCGTGACGGCCAACAGCTCGTACAGCGGATCGCCGCCCATGCTGGTCTTTGACGGGAACACGACGACGAGCGGCTGGGGCAATTCGAGTCTGGCATTCTTGTCGATTCAACCGGCCTGGCTCCAGATCGATTTCGGGGCGGGCAATGAAAAAGTGGTCAACCGCTATCAAATTTGGCAGTCCAGTAGCCAAGCATCCGGCTACGGGTCGGCGAATTACAGGCCGGGCAAGTGGAAGATCTATGGGTCCAATGACGGGACAAACTTCGTCGAGCTTCATCGGCATGGCTATTTTTCCTTCGACGCTCTGATCACCCAGAATGTAGCGAACGAATTCACCTTCTACAACGTCCTCCCCTACCGGATTTACCGCATCCTAATCGAACAGAACGCGTCAACGATCTCGAACGATTATGTCGCCGTCACCGAGTGGTCGCTCTTTTCACCGATCGGCGATGGCATCGGCGATACTTGCGACCCGGACGACGATAACGACGGCGTTCCCGATGGGTCGGATCCCAATCCCACCAATGACTTCGTCTGCGGCGACACGGACTCGGACACCTGCGACGACTGCGCCGTCACGGGCGGACCGCCCGCTCCGGCCAACGACGGGGCCGACTTTGACGCCGACGGCCTGTGCAACGCCGGTGATCCGGACGACGATAACGACGGGGTCATTGACGCGACCGATCCCAACGACGCGAACCCCGACATCTGCGGCGACTCGGATGCGGACACCTGTGACGATTGCGCGGTCGGCTCCGATAACCTGGGCCCCAATCCCGACAATTTCCCGAACAACGACGGACCGGACGTCGATGGCGACGGATTCTGCGACGCCGGGGATCGTTGCGACGGCGACCCGAGCAAGGCCTCCGAGGGGGTTTGCGGTTGCGGCGTACCGGACGCGGATACGGATGCGGACGGCGACTTTGACTGCAACGACAACTGCCCTCTGGTTTTCAACCCGGCCCAGACGGACAGCGAGACCGGCAGCGGAGGGGTCAATCTGGGCCTGCTCTCCGTCAGCGGAGGGACGGCGACGGCTTCCAGCACCTACACTGCGGACAATTTGCCTGTTATGGCCTTCGACGGGGAATCGACGGCGGATGGCCCGGATGCGGGCACCGTCATCAACGGTTGGGGAAGCATCTTCGGCGACACAAACGCCCGGCTCACGCGGGATTTCGGGGCCGGGAACGCCAAGGTGATCAATAAATACAAGATCTACAACAATTGCTCACAGGCCGGGGGCTGGTGTAGCGAGGGCTACAACCCCTACACCTGGCTCTTTCAGGGATGTAATCCCGGCTTCACGCCCGGGGGCGTTCCCGACGCGACCGTCAACTGCACCCTGGACTCCCACTTCAAGACCTTGCACGTCGTGGACGGGAGTTTGTACGGCGTCAACGGACCGATCAACATGGGCGTCTGGGCCGAATTCACCGTTGCGAACGGCGCCGCCTTCCAGGTGTACAGTTGGAGATTCCTCCAAAACGAAACGAAGAACCTGAGCAGTTCCTACGTTCACGCGACCGAGATTGCCATGGAGCGGGCCGGTGACGGCCGGGGGGATGCCTGCGACAACTGCACCTTGATCGACAACTTCGACCAAGCCGATCTGGATACGGACGGCCTTGGGGACGCCTGCGACGGGGATTCGGACAGTGATGGGGTTCTGAACATCAACGACCCATCACCCGCCGATCCCAATATCTGCGGCGACGGTGACGCCGACACCTGCGACGACTGCACCATCGGCACGGACGACTTGGGGCCCTTGCCCGACAATGTTCAGTCCAACGACGGTCTCGACACCGACAGCGACGGAGCCTGCGACGCCGGCGATGCCGACGACGACAACGACGGCATCCCGGACGGGATCGACAACGCGCCCTTGAATCCCAACTCCTGCCAGGACGCG
Coding sequences within:
- a CDS encoding LamG-like jellyroll fold domain-containing protein — protein: MDPIIRSNLRKAVHRLRRLLPKSQTLHRRILIAVRIIVAIQMVLWPIPSRVPNFVTRQDSRSTGKHEVASSVGTPEAAAQVTEDCTNAIDDDGDTFIDCDDSDCVADPACCTTPADCDEDGVLNAGDACPASPPASAVNAAGCPDAACLPFDISLGGADLAPDFVTWWTADTDASDMVSGYDGTFQGSATINPSGFVNGAFSLSATTSDYIQTQPLPVADLIHPTFTLDFWVNPGPVADRPTWGFAGSGSANALNPFANYDSGINFGNGLSSQLITPAEFNFNAPANTWTHYAIVDDGASYRVYRNGALQYSEPITVNPASATARIFQIGQSGFTGFNDYFNGRIDEVQFFSRALTPAEVQAISLAGSNGICKDDDDWDGILDTVDNCPNDYNPGQEDFDGDGVADACDNCPIDANPLQTDTDGDGEGDDCDLDDDGDGLSDVDEGTAGTDPLDPDTDNDGMNDGAEIAAGTDPLNPDTDADGFNDGTDNCPAVANPGQEDSEQSLIVSPQGPPPPPTSSASSSYSQSEPYRAFDGNTTTSGWANSGSPPLSTQPAWLQIDFGSGNGRVIDRYQILKSSTQAGGFTSIYTPKTWKIQGSNDGTSWNDLHVVADGALVQNVTKEFTFSNSTPYRYYQILVSTSTGSTTWTAITELTFFSKIGDGIGDVCDPDDDNDTVPDVSDPAPNNSFVCGDGDSDTCDDCAISAGPPDAANDGTDGDLDGSCDAGDACPTDPAKSALGVCGCFFPDVDTDGDTFLDCQDNCPTDPNPGQEDASDGDGAGDVCDNCPAVSNPLQQDSESLQNIALGPPAGAVVTANSSYSGSPPMLVFDGNTTTSGWGNSSLAFLSIQPAWLQIDFGAGNEKVVNRYQIWQSSSQASGYGSANYRPGKWKIYGSNDGTNFVELHRHGYFSFDALITQNVANEFTFYNVLPYRIYRILIEQNASTISNDYVAVTEWSLFSPIGDGIGDTCDPDDDNDGVPDGSDPNPTNDFVCGDTDSDTCDDCAVTGGPPAPANDGADFDADGLCNAGDPDDDNDGVIDATDPNDANPDICGDSDADTCDDCAVGSDNLGPNPDNFPNNDGPDVDGDGFCDAGDRCDGDPSKASEGVCGCGVPDADTDADGDFDCNDNCPLVFNPAQTDSETGSGGVNLGLLSVSGGTATASSTYTADNLPVMAFDGESTADGPDAGTVINGWGSIFGDTNARLTRDFGAGNAKVINKYKIYNNCSQAGGWCSEGYNPYTWLFQGCNPGFTPGGVPDATVNCTLDSHFKTLHVVDGSLYGVNGPINMGVWAEFTVANGAAFQVYSWRFLQNETKNLSSSYVHATEIAMERAGDGRGDACDNCTLIDNFDQADLDTDGLGDACDGDSDSDGVLNINDPSPADPNICGDGDADTCDDCTIGTDDLGPLPDNVQSNDGLDTDSDGACDAGDADDDNDGIPDGIDNAPLNPNSCQDADTDTCDDCAVGTDGFGIAPDNTPANDGPDFDADGLCNAGDPDDDNDTVPDASDPAPLNANICGDGDADSCDDCAVTGGPPNPANDGSDFDADGLCNAGDPDDDNDGALDANDSNDFNPNVCSDTDTDTCDDCSSGAYSPANDGADFDADGLCDAGDPDDDNDGAIDPADSDDNNPNVCSDIDSDTCDDCSSGSLNTSNDGADFDSDGLCDAGDPDDDNDTVPDGTDPAPLNANICGDGDGDACDDCSVTGGPPDPLNDGADADLDGVCNTGDGDDDNDGIPDGSDPAPTDPNLCGDSDSDTCDDCAVGTDDFGPLSDSTPANDGADFDGDGLCDAGDPDDDNDGDPDATDCAPFNNAIFTGADDSLCDGVDNDCDTVPDDGYVSLPTACGVGECANSGATSCVGGSVVDSCSPGTPTSEICDGLDNDCDGGIDNGFNIGAACDGVGACGTGMTECATTTTTRCSTDPGGSLDQSSPDDQCDGIDNDCDGTADEDYVATPTTCGVGACSGNAGSNECQAGSIVDTCNPTEGAAADDSTCNGSDDDCDGSVDEDYVSTATSCGVGECAATGTTSCVGGTVQDSCAPGTPAADDATCNGLDDDCDGSVDEDYVSTATSCGTGACASTGATSCVGGSVQDSCTEGTPAANDATCDGVDDDCD
- a CDS encoding diguanylate cyclase, whose translation is MPTLIRRPRASAPSPSARFQKVLLSLAKSDSSRLDAYLRYVTALDARTIGVERVSVWLFNEDKSEIVCEILYMRSSRIYTRGARLQASDYPSYFRALQKKRTIAADDARTDPKTREFTKDYLEPFKITSMMDVPIHRRGRVVGIVCHEHTGPKRKWSFEEQDFAASIADLIALALESAGGRKAEDLLRETQERYGIIAESASDAIITIDEKSLMVYVNRICQKMFGHARNAMIGQPITMIMPPSMRSRHLAAVGRYLKTAKRTLNWDSAEFTACHKNGREFPVEISFGEFRRKGRHLFTGIIRDISARKKAQELLRRAEERYRLIAANAPIILFATDARGVFTLVDGKGLEGAGLEPGQLVGQSIFDLYQDDPQIRRIVQRVLAGETLEESVEVKAGPGTGRIYEFYYAPVKDERGKVTGATGVATDVTERKRAEQKLHFMAYHDGLTELPNRLLFEDRLGVTLANARRSGDLVAVILIDLDNFKSINDTLGHAAGDKVLREVARRLRGHLREGDTVARLGGDEFILLLPQIRTPDNIKAIADRIFEALKSPIRLGRASRTVTTSMGIALFPRDGGEIKTLVKNVDVALYRAKEKGRNNYQFF